A segment of the Rhizobium sp. ZPR4 genome:
TGACCGGCCCCTGGCTTCCCGGAGATCCGCTGGGTGAACGCATCGGCTGGGACCATATTGCCATATCGCTCGGCAGCAAAACTGCGATCGACGCTTTGGCCGAGCGCTGCAAGGCGGACGGCTGCCTGAAATCCCCGCCACGCACCACCGGCGACGGCTTCTACGAAGCTGTCATCACGATGCCCGAGGGAACGCCAATCGAGATTACCCTATAGGCCTGCCTAAGCCGCGCGGGAGCAATCATTTGCCGTTCGGAGTTCGCCACCCCAGGAAACGTTGCAACCTCCCGAGTGGCGAACGCT
Coding sequences within it:
- a CDS encoding VOC family protein, whose protein sequence is MRIAHTALWTPDLDAAVDFWKTYFGAAVGEPYRSERRPGFISRFVSLPGSNDQIELMTGPWLPGDPLGERIGWDHIAISLGSKTAIDALAERCKADGCLKSPPRTTGDGFYEAVITMPEGTPIEITL